From one Peptoniphilaceae bacterium AMB_02 genomic stretch:
- the citF gene encoding citrate lyase subunit alpha, with translation MINSVGRNGLDRPFEGAFANVVPAVYEIKKDRNNKPTFSKSLDEVLDRLPLKDGMTLSFHHHLRNGDYVLNMVMENIHKRGFKDIKIAATSIFPCHEPLVEMLEDQTVTKIYASYYSGPVAKAVSVGKCKDICVVSTHGSRPRAILEGELKIDIAFIASPAVDKEGNISGSDGPSSCGVLGYAIADAECAEHVVALTDFITEKVEKIEIPAFLVNEIIELESIGDAEGIVSGTTRITKDPVGLKIARDCATLIEHSGLLKDGFSFQTGAGGTSLAVASEVKLLMKEKGIKGSFASGGITGYLVEMLEEGLFEELYDVQCFDLAAVRSIKKNETHRKMSANEYANINNENNIASKLDVVILGASEIDLDYNVNVTTGSDGIILGGSGGHADTAAGAKLSIIVSKLVNARISCLVDKVMTITTPGETIDVLVTERGIAINPKHADLIEKLKEETNLEILPIEELKRIADELTGIPKKFESTSDIVAISEYRDGTVLDVIYRVEE, from the coding sequence ATGATAAATTCAGTTGGTAGAAACGGATTAGACAGACCATTTGAGGGTGCATTTGCAAATGTAGTACCCGCAGTTTATGAAATAAAAAAAGATAGAAACAATAAACCCACTTTTAGTAAATCACTTGATGAAGTATTGGATAGGCTTCCTCTAAAAGACGGAATGACCCTAAGTTTTCATCATCACTTGAGAAACGGTGACTATGTACTGAACATGGTTATGGAGAATATCCATAAAAGAGGATTTAAGGACATAAAAATTGCAGCAACATCCATCTTCCCTTGCCATGAACCACTTGTGGAAATGCTTGAAGATCAAACTGTTACTAAAATATATGCTTCCTATTATTCCGGTCCCGTTGCAAAAGCTGTAAGTGTCGGAAAGTGTAAAGATATATGTGTGGTATCAACTCATGGTAGTAGACCAAGAGCAATACTTGAAGGTGAGCTCAAAATCGATATAGCCTTTATAGCATCCCCTGCTGTTGACAAAGAAGGAAATATCAGTGGTTCAGATGGACCTTCTTCCTGTGGTGTATTGGGTTATGCCATTGCTGATGCCGAGTGTGCAGAACATGTAGTAGCACTTACTGACTTTATTACTGAAAAAGTGGAAAAAATTGAAATACCCGCATTTTTAGTCAATGAAATCATAGAACTCGAAAGCATTGGAGATGCTGAAGGTATAGTAAGTGGAACGACCAGGATAACTAAAGACCCGGTCGGTTTGAAAATAGCAAGAGATTGTGCGACACTTATTGAACATTCAGGACTTTTAAAAGACGGTTTCAGCTTCCAAACAGGAGCAGGTGGTACATCACTGGCAGTTGCATCTGAAGTTAAACTTCTTATGAAAGAAAAGGGAATTAAAGGTAGTTTTGCTTCAGGCGGTATCACAGGATATCTGGTAGAGATGCTTGAAGAAGGATTATTTGAAGAACTCTACGATGTTCAGTGCTTTGACCTGGCAGCTGTTAGATCCATTAAGAAAAATGAAACTCATCGCAAGATGTCGGCTAATGAATACGCCAATATAAATAATGAAAACAATATAGCTTCCAAACTGGATGTAGTTATATTAGGGGCAAGTGAAATTGATCTCGACTACAATGTAAATGTAACTACCGGTAGTGACGGAATCATCCTGGGAGGATCAGGAGGACATGCTGATACTGCAGCAGGAGCAAAACTGTCTATAATAGTATCAAAGCTTGTAAATGCAAGAATAAGCTGTTTAGTAGATAAGGTTATGACGATAACAACCCCTGGAGAAACTATTGACGTACTTGTTACAGAAAGAGGAATTGCCATAAATCCTAAACACGCTGACTTAATCGAGAAGTTAAAAGAAGAGACTAATCTTGAAATACTTCCTATCGAAGAATTAAAGAGAATTGCCGATGAACTAACAGGCATACCTAAGAAATTTGAATCTACATCAGATATAGTAGCCATCTCTGAATATAGAGACGGAACCGTACTTGATGTTATTTATAGGGTCGAAGAATAG
- a CDS encoding GAF domain-containing protein → MYRLKPTDNMTNSEVYDYIRELISQQLSEETDPIANMSNISAILMNTLKDLNWVGFYLIKENVLVLGPFQGLPACNRIKVGEGVCGSSVSEKKSFLVEDVDNFPGHIACDSASKSELVIPIILNDTVVGVLDLDSPIKDRFTPEDRDNLEEIMSQIGKYLIG, encoded by the coding sequence ATGTATCGATTAAAGCCGACTGATAATATGACTAATAGTGAAGTATATGATTATATTAGAGAACTTATCTCGCAGCAGCTTTCAGAAGAGACTGACCCGATTGCCAATATGTCGAATATTTCGGCAATCTTGATGAACACTTTAAAGGACTTGAATTGGGTAGGTTTTTATTTGATAAAAGAAAATGTACTAGTCCTTGGACCTTTCCAAGGACTGCCGGCATGCAATAGAATTAAGGTTGGAGAAGGAGTATGCGGCAGCTCCGTGAGTGAAAAAAAGTCTTTCCTAGTTGAGGATGTTGATAACTTCCCAGGACACATTGCCTGTGACTCCGCTTCTAAATCCGAACTGGTAATACCCATTATTTTAAATGATACGGTAGTAGGAGTTTTGGATTTGGACTCTCCGATTAAGGACAGATTTACACCCGAAGACAGAGACAACTTGGAAGAGATTATGTCTCAAATTGGAAAGTATTTAATAGGATAG
- a CDS encoding Mur ligase family protein, with protein sequence MNIKNLLNGVEILTEYNTNDNLEITNVNYNSKLIKPGGLFVAIEGLQTDGHKYIDNAIENGAIAVVVTKDIDNLNIPVYKTPNNRKSLAIISGNLYDHPSKDMTLIGITASNGKTSTSMMLKSILETSEVESGLIGTVMYKIRDKEIPSKLTTPESLELQGLFKEILDAGIETTVMEVSSISQEMYRVHGTEFDVVCMNNITREHIDQHGTFESYFEQKKKLITECKEDAFVILNLEDAHVKSLIDECPGKVITFSDVDDTADVYAKDIDISTGFGKYTLVVSRDFETKKGRAAKGEYPVELKVAGYHSVVNSISAISMAIALGLDMDLIIKGIESYYGIERRFQLIYDDEYMIVDDHFANMGNIAMTLQTLSMMSYNKAHMLYAIRGNRGVTVNGENVDTIIEWSDRVKFDTFIATKSVEIVEDHDVVSEGEEAIFKEKMDVAKIPYELYQELTPAIDKVLDLVEEGDLILLAGCQGMDFGAKIALENISRRHPEKDKEKLFDVLKDRVAGV encoded by the coding sequence TTGAATATAAAAAATTTATTGAACGGAGTAGAAATTCTAACGGAGTACAATACGAACGATAATCTTGAAATCACCAATGTCAACTATAATTCAAAGCTGATAAAACCGGGTGGATTATTTGTTGCAATCGAAGGTTTACAAACTGACGGGCATAAGTACATTGACAATGCAATAGAAAACGGAGCCATTGCTGTCGTAGTTACAAAAGATATAGATAATTTAAATATACCGGTTTACAAAACACCTAATAATAGAAAATCCTTGGCGATTATTTCTGGCAATCTTTACGACCATCCTTCTAAGGATATGACTCTTATTGGAATCACAGCATCAAACGGAAAAACATCTACATCCATGATGTTAAAGAGTATTTTAGAAACTTCTGAAGTTGAATCTGGCTTGATAGGAACGGTAATGTATAAAATAAGAGACAAAGAGATTCCATCAAAGCTGACCACACCTGAGAGTTTAGAACTTCAAGGTCTGTTTAAGGAGATTTTGGATGCAGGTATTGAAACTACAGTCATGGAAGTATCTTCTATATCTCAAGAGATGTATAGGGTACATGGTACGGAATTTGACGTCGTATGTATGAACAATATCACCAGAGAACATATAGATCAACACGGAACTTTTGAATCTTATTTCGAACAAAAGAAAAAGCTGATAACTGAATGTAAGGAAGATGCTTTTGTAATTTTAAATCTTGAAGATGCACATGTTAAGAGTCTGATAGATGAGTGTCCGGGTAAGGTTATTACCTTCAGTGATGTAGATGATACTGCAGATGTATATGCAAAAGACATCGATATCTCTACAGGTTTTGGAAAGTATACTCTTGTTGTTTCAAGGGATTTTGAGACTAAAAAAGGTAGAGCAGCAAAAGGTGAGTATCCTGTAGAATTAAAAGTTGCAGGTTATCATTCAGTCGTAAACTCAATCTCAGCTATCTCCATGGCTATCGCACTTGGTCTGGATATGGATTTAATCATTAAGGGAATTGAAAGCTATTATGGTATTGAGAGAAGATTCCAATTAATCTATGATGATGAATATATGATAGTAGATGACCATTTTGCTAATATGGGAAATATAGCCATGACACTTCAGACCTTATCTATGATGTCCTATAATAAGGCACATATGCTTTATGCAATAAGAGGTAATAGAGGAGTAACAGTAAATGGTGAGAATGTAGATACCATTATTGAATGGTCAGACAGAGTGAAGTTCGACACCTTTATTGCTACCAAGAGTGTCGAGATAGTTGAAGACCATGATGTGGTATCAGAAGGTGAAGAAGCTATATTTAAAGAAAAAATGGATGTTGCTAAGATTCCTTATGAACTTTATCAAGAGCTGACTCCTGCAATCGATAAGGTTTTGGATCTGGTAGAAGAAGGAGACTTAATACTTTTGGCAGGCTGCCAAGGTATGGACTTTGGGGCAAAAATAGCACTTGAAAATATTTCAAGGAGACATCCTGAAAAAGATAAAGAAAAATTATTTGATGTATTAAAAGATAGAGTAGCAGGGGTTTAA
- a CDS encoding NAD(P)-dependent oxidoreductase has protein sequence MFRMKRKLTKLNLMGDKVRIGLVGVGKMGRGLIHQMSRIDGMRPSLIVDEVPEKAYEALITAGVDRQDIIRTNSLTEAKLAIEKDKFIVSEDYELGYKLEKIEAMVDATGNPPFGAKMAYDSLNNGKHVIMLNVECDAVVGPILNMIAKKNDVVYTGSAGDEPGAIVELADFAISLGFELLAVGKGKNNPMNKYITEDDVREEALKKGLYPKILTSFIDGTNTMIELNSVANALGFVPDIMGCHGVTTNPKEIANVFKLKSQGGVLNKYGIVDFAFGMAPGVFAIVTSEAEEVKELMKYLKMGDGPNYSLYRPYHLTSLETPITIYDAIVEKEPTIVPLQGQVADVVTVAKRDLKKGEKLEGMGSKQVYGTLVTHEEQKSGNYLPIALIGKKTELLVDVKKDEIIRYDMVKLDEDSLIVKLREEQDRLGL, from the coding sequence ATGTTTAGAATGAAGAGAAAACTAACAAAACTCAATTTAATGGGCGATAAAGTTAGGATAGGTTTGGTTGGCGTCGGGAAAATGGGACGAGGTCTTATTCATCAAATGTCGAGGATAGACGGGATGAGACCTTCACTTATAGTTGATGAAGTACCTGAAAAGGCATACGAAGCGCTTATAACTGCGGGTGTTGATAGACAGGACATCATCAGGACCAACTCTCTAACTGAAGCTAAACTTGCCATTGAAAAAGACAAATTTATCGTTTCAGAAGATTATGAGTTGGGTTATAAATTGGAAAAAATTGAAGCAATGGTAGATGCTACCGGAAATCCTCCTTTTGGAGCAAAGATGGCATATGATTCATTGAATAACGGGAAGCATGTAATAATGCTAAATGTAGAATGCGATGCTGTAGTCGGTCCCATTTTAAATATGATAGCTAAGAAGAACGATGTTGTTTATACAGGATCGGCAGGTGACGAGCCGGGTGCCATAGTAGAGCTGGCAGACTTTGCAATAAGTCTAGGCTTTGAGCTTTTAGCTGTAGGAAAGGGTAAAAATAATCCTATGAACAAGTACATCACGGAAGATGATGTTAGAGAAGAAGCACTAAAAAAAGGACTGTATCCTAAAATCCTAACCAGTTTTATCGATGGTACAAATACTATGATAGAACTGAACTCCGTGGCAAATGCACTTGGATTCGTACCCGATATTATGGGCTGCCATGGTGTGACTACCAATCCAAAAGAGATAGCAAATGTATTTAAATTGAAGTCGCAGGGCGGTGTTTTAAATAAATACGGGATAGTGGATTTTGCTTTTGGGATGGCCCCGGGAGTGTTTGCGATTGTAACTTCCGAAGCTGAAGAAGTTAAGGAGCTAATGAAATACCTCAAGATGGGAGATGGACCAAATTATTCTCTATACAGACCATATCATTTGACCAGTTTGGAAACTCCTATTACGATTTATGATGCAATCGTTGAAAAAGAACCTACCATTGTACCACTGCAAGGTCAGGTTGCCGATGTTGTCACCGTAGCTAAAAGAGATCTTAAAAAAGGTGAGAAATTGGAAGGTATGGGAAGTAAACAGGTCTATGGAACTCTGGTCACGCATGAGGAGCAAAAAAGTGGAAACTATTTACCTATTGCGCTCATAGGCAAGAAAACAGAACTTCTGGTAGATGTTAAAAAAGACGAAATAATAAGATACGATATGGTAAAACTGGATGAAGATTCTCTAATAGTTAAACTTAGGGAAGAGCAGGACAGATTAGGATTATAG
- a CDS encoding DUF924 family protein — MTVNYQDVLDFWFDEKNIPLQFNGGEEFDNEIRSRFLKTWEKASEGLLVDWRETLNGRLAEVIVLDQFSRNLWRNDIRTYTQDKMAIALAQEALKHPDYPTLDPMMKKFFLLPFMHSESLELHEWANKYFQLLGDENTLYFEELHLEVLKKFGRYPYQNADLNRESTPEELVALKEAAEKGGFYRPKE; from the coding sequence GTGACGGTTAACTATCAGGATGTGCTGGATTTTTGGTTTGACGAGAAAAACATACCGCTCCAGTTTAATGGTGGTGAAGAATTCGATAATGAGATAAGGTCGAGATTTCTTAAAACTTGGGAAAAAGCATCAGAAGGTCTATTGGTCGATTGGCGTGAAACATTGAACGGCAGACTTGCGGAAGTAATAGTGCTGGATCAATTTTCACGAAACCTTTGGCGAAATGATATTAGGACATATACACAGGATAAAATGGCGATAGCTCTTGCACAGGAAGCACTTAAACACCCTGACTATCCTACTCTTGATCCCATGATGAAAAAATTCTTCTTACTTCCCTTTATGCATTCCGAGTCGCTTGAACTCCACGAATGGGCGAATAAGTATTTTCAACTTCTCGGTGACGAGAACACCCTTTATTTTGAGGAACTCCATCTGGAAGTATTGAAAAAATTTGGTAGATACCCTTATCAAAACGCTGACTTGAATAGAGAGTCGACTCCCGAGGAATTAGTAGCACTTAAAGAAGCAGCAGAAAAAGGCGGTTTTTATAGACCTAAAGAATAA
- a CDS encoding glutaredoxin: MPKLELYIKPTCPYCMKVVRFLEKNNLDIPLLNIDEDNKYRETLESVGGKVQVPCLFVDGKPMYESSDIISYLKDTLVKGQ; encoded by the coding sequence ATGCCAAAATTAGAATTGTATATCAAACCAACATGTCCATATTGTATGAAAGTAGTCAGATTTTTAGAAAAAAATAATCTGGATATTCCATTACTAAATATAGACGAAGACAATAAATATCGTGAAACCTTGGAATCTGTTGGTGGAAAGGTTCAAGTTCCTTGTCTGTTTGTAGACGGTAAACCAATGTATGAATCTTCAGATATTATCTCATATCTAAAAGACACATTGGTGAAAGGACAATAA
- a CDS encoding aldolase/citrate lyase family protein encodes MSRRSLLFMPGNNPGMLINADILGADTVVFDLEDAVALDEKDAARTLVRNALNTLTFKHSEVSVRINPIDSPYWEADLEYIVPAMPDSIVIPKASTEAVPMVEQRIEELRAKYNVEKEIDTILLIESANGIMDIQNICKSSKLFTGLILGAEDYSSDMGVERTKGNKEIEYARYVLATAARAFRVDGIDTPYTDVDDMEGLMEDTGFAKSIGLGGRLLINPRQVEYVHKVLSPTAEQIEEASNILTESEIAKKQGLGVFSYKGKMVDLPVIKRAEATIENAKKWGLIK; translated from the coding sequence ATGAGTAGAAGATCACTTCTTTTTATGCCCGGTAATAACCCGGGAATGCTAATCAATGCTGATATTCTTGGAGCCGATACAGTAGTTTTCGACCTTGAGGATGCAGTGGCACTGGATGAAAAAGATGCAGCCAGAACACTTGTAAGGAATGCATTAAACACCTTAACTTTTAAACATAGTGAAGTAAGCGTACGTATCAACCCTATAGACTCACCATACTGGGAAGCGGACTTGGAGTATATCGTTCCTGCTATGCCTGATTCTATCGTAATTCCTAAAGCTTCTACCGAAGCAGTACCCATGGTAGAACAGAGAATTGAAGAATTAAGAGCAAAATACAATGTAGAAAAAGAAATAGATACCATATTATTGATTGAATCTGCAAACGGAATAATGGATATTCAAAACATCTGTAAATCTTCCAAACTTTTTACAGGATTAATCCTAGGTGCAGAAGACTATAGTAGTGATATGGGAGTTGAAAGAACAAAAGGTAATAAAGAAATCGAATATGCAAGATATGTACTGGCAACCGCTGCCAGAGCTTTTAGAGTTGACGGCATTGACACTCCATACACCGATGTTGACGATATGGAAGGATTAATGGAAGATACCGGATTTGCAAAGAGCATAGGTCTTGGCGGAAGACTTTTAATCAACCCAAGACAAGTTGAATACGTTCATAAGGTCCTCTCCCCAACTGCTGAACAAATAGAAGAGGCAAGTAATATCCTTACTGAATCTGAAATAGCTAAGAAGCAGGGACTTGGAGTTTTCAGCTATAAAGGAAAAATGGTCGACCTTCCTGTAATTAAGAGGGCTGAAGCAACTATTGAAAATGCTAAGAAATGGGGGCTTATAAAATGA
- a CDS encoding aminoacetone oxidase family FAD-binding enzyme — MIIIGAGAAGLFSAVEASKKGIEVIVLERNDRPGKKLLATGNGRCNYTNTDITIDRYHGKNKKFAYSAISKFNYNNAVDWFEDYGIVNKLLSKGRAYPRSLQSSSILEVLLMACRNNGVKIFYNSEVGDIKYNDEFEVICTNGRVYKTDSVIVATGGSTLAKSGSDGSGYKLAKKLGHNIIPIGPSIVQMELKNPNKKLSGTRFDAGLYLDDADENIAYDLDEVLFTDYGISGPAVLQLSGRAIEILQKSGNPRFRLDLFPELSLEELVIKYVYGFSIAGDKNVLEALVGSIHKNIINYVVPSLVDSRKRASSMSYEEVQELCFKLKNCTFEIKGPWKFDGAQVTTGGVDTTQIDPTTMESKLIKGLYFTGEVMDIDGDCGGFNLHWAWASSYAAANAL, encoded by the coding sequence ATGATAATAATTGGTGCCGGTGCCGCCGGACTATTCTCAGCAGTAGAGGCTTCTAAAAAGGGCATAGAGGTTATCGTTTTGGAAAGAAATGATAGACCCGGTAAAAAACTGCTGGCAACAGGTAATGGAAGATGTAATTACACAAATACTGATATCACTATAGACAGATACCATGGCAAAAATAAAAAGTTTGCCTATTCTGCAATTTCTAAATTCAATTATAATAATGCTGTAGATTGGTTTGAAGATTATGGAATTGTAAATAAACTCCTAAGTAAAGGCAGAGCTTATCCAAGATCTCTCCAATCGAGCTCGATACTGGAAGTGCTGCTTATGGCTTGTAGAAATAATGGAGTTAAGATATTTTATAATAGTGAAGTCGGTGATATTAAATATAATGATGAATTTGAAGTTATTTGTACGAATGGAAGGGTATATAAAACAGACAGTGTAATTGTGGCTACAGGAGGAAGTACGCTTGCAAAGAGCGGATCGGACGGTAGCGGCTATAAACTTGCAAAAAAGCTCGGACACAATATAATTCCCATAGGGCCTTCTATTGTGCAGATGGAGCTTAAAAATCCCAATAAGAAACTTTCGGGAACCAGATTTGATGCAGGTTTGTACTTGGATGATGCAGATGAAAATATAGCTTATGATTTGGATGAAGTATTGTTTACAGATTATGGGATATCCGGTCCTGCCGTACTGCAATTATCCGGGAGAGCAATAGAAATACTCCAAAAGAGCGGAAATCCAAGATTTAGGCTGGACTTATTTCCGGAACTGAGTCTTGAGGAACTGGTTATAAAATACGTCTACGGATTTTCTATTGCAGGAGATAAAAATGTGTTGGAAGCTCTGGTAGGTTCCATTCACAAAAATATAATTAATTATGTAGTACCATCATTAGTCGACAGCAGGAAGAGAGCTTCATCTATGTCGTATGAAGAGGTACAGGAATTGTGTTTTAAATTAAAAAATTGTACCTTTGAAATTAAAGGTCCGTGGAAATTTGACGGTGCTCAAGTGACGACCGGAGGTGTTGATACAACTCAAATTGATCCTACTACGATGGAATCAAAACTTATAAAGGGTTTGTATTTTACCGGTGAGGTAATGGATATTGACGGCGACTGCGGTGGTTTTAATTTGCACTGGGCATGGGCTTCATCATATGCTGCAGCAAATGCTTTATAA
- the citD gene encoding citrate lyase acyl carrier protein: MEIMKESVSGTLQSNDCLVRVLPGTEGVDLNLSSSVMKQFGDQIEKVIMETLIEMKVENCKIIVEDRGALDCTIKARVETAVNRSNE, from the coding sequence ATGGAAATTATGAAGGAGTCAGTCAGCGGAACCCTTCAGTCAAATGACTGTTTGGTCAGAGTATTACCGGGAACCGAGGGTGTCGATTTGAACCTGTCCAGCTCTGTAATGAAGCAATTTGGAGATCAAATCGAAAAAGTCATTATGGAAACTCTAATTGAGATGAAAGTCGAAAATTGTAAGATTATCGTTGAAGACAGAGGTGCACTTGACTGCACAATAAAAGCAAGAGTAGAAACGGCGGTGAATAGATCAAATGAGTAG
- a CDS encoding PaaI family thioesterase, whose translation MDYKENLKEYIKEHLKPVIFDDVKLLEVSKGRVVISLEVNERLFNAYGIVHGGLLFTLCDTCAGITGNTLGKKSVTLQAGINYIKSVNTGSIRAISEVLHNGGSTMVINVKAYNDDDQLLADSNYTMYVIDK comes from the coding sequence TTGGATTATAAGGAAAACTTAAAGGAATATATAAAAGAACATTTAAAACCCGTCATCTTTGATGATGTGAAATTATTGGAAGTATCCAAAGGTAGAGTGGTAATCTCACTTGAAGTGAATGAGAGACTCTTCAATGCTTATGGTATAGTACATGGAGGTTTATTATTCACCCTATGCGATACTTGTGCAGGAATAACCGGAAACACCCTTGGCAAAAAATCAGTAACACTACAAGCCGGTATTAACTATATCAAATCGGTTAATACAGGAAGTATAAGAGCAATCTCCGAGGTATTGCATAACGGAGGTTCAACCATGGTCATAAATGTAAAGGCCTATAATGATGACGATCAGCTACTAGCTGACTCTAATTATACTATGTATGTAATAGATAAATAA